TTTCCCTATTCTTAGGAGGTCTTCGCCTTTGGGATAAGCATATCTCTCCATAGGATCAGGGATCCTGGATCTAGGTTGTCCAAATAATGCATATGCTATACTTGATAATATTGTTGATTTACCTGTTCCAACATCTCCATATATTACTGTAATACCTTTTCGAGGAAATACTATTGTCTTATCTGTGTAGCTGCGAATGTTTTTTAGTCTAAGCCCTAATATGATCATATATCTTCATCCTCTTCCTCTGTGTTTTTAAATATTTGTGTTAATGCTTTCTTTTCTAATTCCTTGTTGTTCTCGATTTTTTCTATGTATTCTTTATTGAGCTCTTCTGCGAGCTCGAAGTATCCGGGTATATATATTGGTATTGGCTCCTTAACTCTTAGGTCTGGAGTATACAGGTATCCTTCACGATCACCTAGGCTTGTAAATGTTTCTCCAGGTATTCCTATGTTTGAGAAATAATTAATATCTGATACAAACTTTGTCCTCAAGGCTATGATTGTATTAAAGTTTGCAAGTATTTGTCTCTCAATCTGTGTTGCTAGCTGCGTAATCGCTATTAGTCCTAACCCGAATTTTCTGCCTTCACGAGCTATTCGTGCAAATACGTTGTAGGGACTTCTAACTTTATCAGGGCTCAGATAGAGCGGTGCTTCTTCTGATACAATAGCTATTGGCGGGAGCTCTCTAATCTTTTCAACTCCTAGACCCATACGGGACTCGAATAATCTGCGGATAATGCTTTGAACAATAACATCTCCTTGGCCTAGAGGTATTTTTGATACATCAAGTATTATTGTTTCACCTTTGTTTATGTTCTCAACGATTTTATCTATTGAAAACTTCCCTGACTCAATAACTCCAACGTTTGGTTCAATCTTTATTCCTAGCCATGGATACCTTCCCCTCTCTCTTACATTGTAGACTTCTGATACAGCATTAACCATGGCTTTCATGATAATTACTAAACTATATGGATCCTTGAGTAGAGGTGAAACCTTGAATGCAGATGAATAATCATCTATAACTGTTACTATTACTTGCCTAGATATTCCACCCACTCTAACAATTGCTTTTTTACATATAAGACCGAGCGTTGCCAGTATTAAGCGTCTATAAGTTCTTAGTTTACGAATGTCTATTCCAGCATTTAATAATACTCTATAGATACCTTTCTTTTGCTGCTCACCTATACCTTCATATCTAAAAACGTTATCGACAAGTAGTGGGAGAAGTGCTAGTACTTGGCCTGTTGGTTCATCTCTTTCATTTAGAAATACTCTTTTCCATGCATCATCTATTTCCGATGCTTTGATAAGGCTTCCAATTATGTCTACTGCTTCTTCTAAATCGCTAATCTTATCAGGAGGTAGATCTAGGACGTTCGCTAAATCATATATACTTATACTTGAAATATTCATTGTTCCAGATAATAGGACAGCAGTATCATTTGATAATGATATTGTTTCATTCTCTCCCTCATTAATTGTGAACTCGTAGATCTTCGCCTTTGCTTCTAGCTTTTTATTCATATATAGTG
This is a stretch of genomic DNA from Staphylothermus hellenicus DSM 12710. It encodes these proteins:
- a CDS encoding ATP-binding protein, which gives rise to MSEPVGLIYSWNTDHVKIILTRENYRPGIGDILYTKLDNKYVLLQIVGFEGEIPISSSSLVKDLEEAPPIYSLETSMIANAYLFFEIRNINDEKPIVIKPYQPPPLNTPVYILRPKDPESEKIMRLLSKGISSSGENVPVGWLRSGIAPAKELREEKYFINAPLNLDLSLSIPKHYLVAGQTGAGKTTSVMGIMIQWARNSGKNIAWLIIDRHGEYGKAENNGFADLLAKALYMNKKLEAKAKIYEFTINEGENETISLSNDTAVLLSGTMNISSISIYDLANVLDLPPDKISDLEEAVDIIGSLIKASEIDDAWKRVFLNERDEPTGQVLALLPLLVDNVFRYEGIGEQQKKGIYRVLLNAGIDIRKLRTYRRLILATLGLICKKAIVRVGGISRQVIVTVIDDYSSAFKVSPLLKDPYSLVIIMKAMVNAVSEVYNVRERGRYPWLGIKIEPNVGVIESGKFSIDKIVENINKGETIILDVSKIPLGQGDVIVQSIIRRLFESRMGLGVEKIRELPPIAIVSEEAPLYLSPDKVRSPYNVFARIAREGRKFGLGLIAITQLATQIERQILANFNTIIALRTKFVSDINYFSNIGIPGETFTSLGDREGYLYTPDLRVKEPIPIYIPGYFELAEELNKEYIEKIENNKELEKKALTQIFKNTEEEDEDI